A stretch of the Dechloromonas sp. TW-R-39-2 genome encodes the following:
- a CDS encoding cytochrome b/b6 domain-containing protein, with product MQKILVWDWPVRIGHWLMATGFGLAWLTAESETFRLVHVISGATVFAIATFRLIWGVVGTRYARFGDFVFGPQAVRHYLASLRRGQPEHRTGHNPAGGWAIVVLLGLGILTSASGWAIYNDFGGHLLEELHEGLAATLLTVVVIHLAGVISGSLLHGENLVRSMITGWKNGQPGEAIASSRPLAALVLLIWIGLAGWLVIN from the coding sequence ATGCAAAAGATCCTCGTCTGGGACTGGCCGGTTCGCATCGGCCACTGGTTGATGGCCACCGGTTTCGGCCTGGCCTGGCTGACGGCCGAAAGCGAAACCTTCCGGCTGGTCCATGTCATTTCGGGTGCAACCGTTTTCGCCATCGCTACCTTCCGCCTGATCTGGGGCGTGGTCGGTACGCGTTACGCCCGCTTCGGCGACTTCGTATTCGGTCCGCAGGCTGTCCGGCATTATCTGGCATCGCTGCGCCGCGGCCAGCCGGAACACCGGACAGGCCACAACCCGGCCGGTGGCTGGGCCATCGTCGTCCTGCTCGGCCTCGGCATCCTGACCAGCGCAAGCGGCTGGGCGATCTACAACGATTTCGGCGGCCATCTGCTTGAAGAGCTGCACGAAGGGCTGGCGGCAACCCTGCTGACGGTCGTCGTCATCCATCTGGCGGGTGTCATTTCAGGCAGCCTGCTGCATGGTGAAAACCTGGTTCGGTCGATGATCACCGGCTGGAAAAACGGCCAGCCGGGCGAAGCCATTGCTTCAAGCCGCCCGCTCGCCGCCCTCGTGCTGCTGATCTGGATAGGGCTGGCCGGCTGGCTCGTCATCAACTGA
- a CDS encoding diheme cytochrome c, which translates to MKNQLSALLLIVALPAMADSLPLPKDTPASYRSECGSCHLPFHPALLAASDWQQTLNQLDKHFGSDAAVDRKTRQEISQFLERYAGDPARLGPAGNPPRLTQTSRFIRKHREISAKTWSDPRIKSAANCEACHRNAASGRFSEHEISIPGLGK; encoded by the coding sequence ATGAAAAACCAACTCTCCGCTCTCCTCCTGATCGTCGCCCTGCCGGCCATGGCCGACAGCCTGCCTTTGCCGAAGGACACGCCAGCCAGCTACCGCAGCGAATGCGGCAGTTGCCACCTGCCGTTTCATCCCGCCCTGCTCGCTGCCAGCGACTGGCAGCAGACGCTGAATCAGCTCGACAAGCATTTTGGCAGCGATGCCGCGGTCGACCGCAAAACCCGGCAGGAAATCAGCCAGTTCCTCGAACGCTACGCCGGCGACCCGGCGCGCCTGGGCCCGGCCGGCAATCCGCCGCGTCTCACCCAGACCAGCCGCTTTATCCGCAAGCACCGGGAAATTTCGGCCAAAACCTGGAGCGATCCGCGCATCAAGTCAGCCGCCAATTGCGAAGCCTGTCACCGCAATGCCGCCAGCGGTCGATTCAGCGAACACGAAATCAGCATTCCGGGCCTGGGGAAGTAA
- a CDS encoding ABC transporter substrate-binding protein — MLFGCAPPEPLKIGYLGGLSGRVADLGEAGRSGALLAVEEINGLGGINGRKVELIVQDDAQQQESALNAVDALVAAGVSAIIGPMTSSVAETILPTIERAGIVTVSPTVTSTSLSGKDDLFFKVAPPISENTRISSRHLFDRGARRLAIAYDLSNRAFSADWVAQYRRDFAGLGGQVVAEATFTSGDEQGYGHAVQQLIDARPDAFLFISNAVDTVRLIQIVRNRGLNLPVTTSPWAATEHFIELGGRTVEGVTLTQFFDRSDSSPGYRKFADTFRARFKQEPGFASVAAYDATRATLGGLTQSSGQGGAALKAVLLSGTTFDGLQQKWQFDRYGDAQRATYMTVVNNGRLSIVK; from the coding sequence ATGCTCTTTGGCTGTGCGCCGCCAGAGCCTCTGAAAATTGGGTATCTCGGCGGGCTTTCCGGGCGAGTGGCCGATCTGGGAGAAGCCGGGCGTAGCGGTGCCTTGCTTGCCGTTGAGGAAATCAATGGGTTGGGGGGGATCAATGGGCGCAAGGTCGAGTTAATTGTTCAGGATGATGCCCAACAGCAGGAAAGTGCGCTGAATGCGGTTGATGCACTGGTTGCCGCGGGTGTTTCGGCGATTATCGGCCCCATGACCAGCTCCGTTGCCGAGACCATTCTGCCGACGATCGAACGTGCCGGCATCGTGACTGTCAGCCCGACGGTCACGTCCACGTCGCTTTCCGGAAAGGACGACCTGTTTTTCAAGGTGGCGCCACCGATCTCAGAAAACACCCGAATCAGTTCACGCCATCTCTTCGATCGAGGCGCCCGTCGTCTGGCCATTGCCTACGATTTGAGCAACCGGGCGTTCAGTGCTGACTGGGTGGCACAGTACCGGCGTGACTTTGCCGGGCTGGGCGGACAGGTTGTTGCCGAGGCGACGTTTACTTCCGGCGATGAACAGGGCTATGGCCATGCGGTCCAGCAATTGATCGATGCCCGGCCGGATGCCTTTCTTTTTATCTCGAATGCGGTTGATACGGTCAGATTGATCCAGATTGTGCGTAACCGCGGCCTCAATTTGCCTGTGACGACATCTCCGTGGGCGGCGACCGAGCATTTCATCGAACTGGGCGGGAGAACGGTGGAGGGTGTGACGCTGACCCAGTTTTTTGATCGTTCGGACAGTTCGCCCGGCTATCGGAAATTTGCCGATACTTTCCGGGCGCGCTTCAAGCAGGAACCGGGTTTTGCCAGTGTTGCAGCCTACGATGCGACGCGTGCCACGCTGGGCGGGCTGACTCAGTCTTCAGGTCAGGGTGGCGCTGCATTGAAAGCTGTTCTGCTGTCAGGTACGACGTTCGATGGTTTGCAACAAAAATGGCAATTTGATCGTTATGGCGATGCTCAGCGCGCAACCTATATGACCGTGGTAAATAATGGCCGACTTTCGATTGTCAAATAA
- a CDS encoding MDR family oxidoreductase produces MFKGILITKDGAGYRAEVQQIDEAVLPDGDVTVRVEWSTLNYKDGLAITGKSPVVRRFPMIPGIDFAGTVTQSSHPDWQAGDKVVLNGWGVGETHCGGLAEVARVKGDWLVPLPKAFTTRQAMAIGTAGYTAMLCVLALEKHGIKPADGEILVTGANGGVGSVAIALLARLGYTVVASTGRPAEAEHLKALGAETLIERSELAAPGKPIGKERWAGVIDTVGSHTLANACATTKYRGAVAACGLAGGMDFPATVAPFILRGITLYGIDSVMAPRSVRQEAWERLARDLDIGKLNSVTREIGLAEAIQVGAELLDGKVRGRVVVNLAQ; encoded by the coding sequence ATGTTCAAAGGCATTCTGATCACCAAGGATGGCGCCGGCTACCGCGCGGAAGTACAGCAGATCGACGAAGCCGTCTTGCCGGATGGCGATGTCACCGTGCGTGTCGAATGGTCCACGCTGAACTACAAGGATGGCCTGGCGATTACCGGAAAATCGCCCGTCGTTCGCCGTTTTCCGATGATCCCAGGGATCGATTTCGCCGGGACGGTGACTCAGAGCAGCCACCCGGACTGGCAAGCGGGCGACAAGGTCGTGCTCAACGGCTGGGGCGTGGGCGAAACCCACTGCGGCGGACTGGCCGAGGTGGCACGCGTCAAGGGCGACTGGCTGGTCCCCTTGCCGAAAGCCTTCACGACGCGTCAGGCCATGGCGATCGGCACCGCCGGGTATACCGCGATGCTCTGTGTCCTGGCCCTGGAAAAGCACGGCATCAAGCCGGCGGACGGTGAAATCCTGGTCACCGGCGCAAACGGCGGTGTCGGCAGCGTGGCCATCGCCCTGCTCGCCCGGCTCGGCTATACGGTCGTTGCCTCAACCGGCCGGCCGGCCGAGGCGGAACACCTGAAAGCGCTCGGCGCCGAAACCCTGATCGAACGGAGTGAACTGGCCGCGCCGGGCAAGCCGATTGGCAAGGAACGCTGGGCCGGGGTGATCGATACGGTCGGTAGCCACACGCTGGCCAACGCCTGTGCCACAACGAAATACCGTGGCGCGGTCGCTGCCTGCGGCCTGGCGGGCGGCATGGATTTTCCAGCCACCGTGGCGCCTTTCATCCTGCGCGGCATAACGCTCTACGGCATTGATAGCGTCATGGCACCACGCTCCGTTCGCCAGGAAGCTTGGGAACGACTGGCTCGCGACCTTGATATTGGCAAGCTCAACAGCGTCACACGTGAAATCGGGCTGGCTGAAGCCATCCAGGTCGGGGCCGAATTGCTCGACGGCAAGGTACGCGGCCGTGTCGTGGTCAACCTCGCCCAATAG
- a CDS encoding TetR family transcriptional regulator C-terminal domain-containing protein — MPSSPPLPRRPRGRPARNGTGFADTRTLLIRRAIEMLTERGVSATALDDILKSAQVPKGSFYHYFASKDEFVAAALDAYADYFADKLDRHFLDATRSPLDRLAAFVDDACHGVARHDFCRGCLVGNLGQEVSTLDDKLRLRLEAIFNDWEQRLGRCLSAAVDAGELGVGSDCPALAHAFWVGWEGAILRARLLRSTAPMQAFFKFFQAALPRP, encoded by the coding sequence ATGCCTTCATCTCCCCCACTTCCGCGCCGCCCACGTGGCCGCCCCGCTCGCAACGGCACTGGTTTTGCCGATACCCGGACGCTGCTCATCCGGCGGGCGATCGAAATGCTCACCGAACGCGGCGTCAGCGCAACGGCCCTGGATGACATCCTGAAATCGGCCCAGGTTCCGAAAGGCTCGTTCTATCACTATTTCGCCAGCAAGGACGAGTTCGTCGCCGCCGCACTGGATGCCTATGCCGACTACTTCGCCGACAAGCTCGACCGGCACTTTCTGGATGCCACCCGCTCTCCGCTGGACCGTCTCGCCGCCTTCGTCGACGACGCCTGCCATGGCGTGGCGCGACACGATTTTTGCCGCGGCTGCCTGGTCGGCAATCTCGGCCAGGAAGTCAGTACGCTGGACGACAAGCTGCGCCTGAGGCTGGAAGCGATTTTCAACGACTGGGAACAACGCCTCGGCCGCTGCCTGTCGGCCGCCGTGGACGCCGGGGAGTTGGGCGTCGGCAGCGATTGTCCGGCACTGGCCCATGCCTTCTGGGTCGGCTGGGAGGGCGCCATCCTGCGCGCCCGATTGCTGCGGTCTACCGCACCGATGCAGGCTTTTTTCAAATTTTTCCAGGCCGCGCTGCCCCGGCCCTGA
- a CDS encoding response regulator transcription factor translates to MRILLVEDDLQLGDGLTVGLRQSGFAVDWVRDGEMADLALSTETFDLLVLDLGLPKLSGMEVLKRLRGRSQMLPVLILTARDATGDKVLGLDAGADDYLVKPIDLDELAARIRALTRRTAGRAAPLLTHGDLALDPAAHTVTLAGQIVELSSREFSLLQMLLENTGRVLSRSQLEQSVYGWHDEPESNALEVHIHHLRKKLGSHLIRTLRGVGYTIAKP, encoded by the coding sequence ATGCGCATACTCCTCGTTGAAGACGACCTCCAATTGGGCGACGGTTTGACCGTCGGCCTGCGTCAATCCGGTTTTGCGGTCGACTGGGTGCGCGATGGCGAAATGGCCGATCTGGCCCTGAGCACGGAAACCTTCGATCTCCTCGTTCTCGACCTCGGTCTGCCCAAACTGTCCGGCATGGAGGTGCTCAAGCGCTTGCGCGGCCGCAGCCAGATGCTGCCGGTACTGATCCTGACGGCGCGCGACGCAACCGGCGACAAAGTCCTCGGACTCGACGCCGGGGCCGACGATTACCTGGTCAAGCCGATCGATCTCGATGAACTGGCCGCCCGCATCCGAGCCCTGACGCGGCGCACTGCCGGTCGTGCCGCCCCCTTGCTGACGCACGGCGATCTGGCGCTCGACCCGGCGGCACATACCGTCACGCTGGCCGGCCAGATCGTCGAACTGTCGTCCCGCGAGTTTTCGCTGCTGCAGATGCTGCTCGAAAATACCGGCCGCGTACTCAGCCGCAGCCAGCTCGAACAGTCGGTCTACGGCTGGCACGACGAGCCGGAAAGCAACGCCCTCGAAGTGCACATTCACCATCTGCGCAAGAAACTGGGCAGTCATCTGATCCGCACGCTGCGCGGCGTCGGCTACACCATCGCCAAGCCATGA
- a CDS encoding ATP-binding protein, whose translation MTTLWFSLRRRLLGLLLGGVSAAWLATMVFSYVDAHHEVDELFDAQLAQAAQALLALASHEDGEDIQDIGDAAHKYQRRLRFQIWRSDGILLLHSNNAPKEPLTAAPGFSETHDDDGHWRHFSQWNQQHSLQVQVSEDHHIRDDLIGHITWRLIFPALFGLPLIGLWVWLATRHGLASLDGIASQIASREPQQLQPLTPASAPVELKPILVALNGLFQRVEATLDAERRFTADAAHELRTPLAALQAQLQVTQRARNDDERQQSLEQLQVGLSRSVHLIEQMLQLARLDPESGLPTPQTVDLAPLAEAVCAELGTQILDRDLDFELDALPGSRVTGQPEWLRVLIRNLVDNAIRYTPAGGRIRVTLQRDGQQVLFAVTDSGPGIPLAEREAVLRRFHRLNQGDQPGSGLGLSIVLRIAELHAAPLALDDAPEGGLRVSLRFAAVNG comes from the coding sequence ATGACCACGCTCTGGTTTTCACTACGCCGCCGTTTGCTCGGCCTGTTGCTCGGCGGCGTTTCAGCCGCCTGGCTGGCCACCATGGTGTTCAGCTATGTCGATGCCCACCACGAAGTCGATGAGCTGTTCGACGCCCAACTCGCTCAGGCCGCGCAAGCCCTGCTCGCCCTGGCCAGCCACGAGGATGGCGAGGATATCCAGGATATCGGCGATGCGGCCCACAAATACCAGCGCCGCTTGCGTTTCCAGATCTGGCGCAGCGACGGCATCCTGCTGCTGCATTCGAATAATGCCCCGAAAGAACCGTTGACCGCAGCACCCGGCTTTTCGGAAACGCACGACGATGACGGCCACTGGCGTCATTTCAGCCAGTGGAACCAGCAGCACAGCTTGCAGGTCCAGGTCAGCGAAGATCACCACATCCGCGACGACCTGATTGGCCACATCACCTGGCGCCTGATTTTTCCCGCCCTCTTCGGCCTGCCGCTGATCGGCCTGTGGGTCTGGCTGGCCACCCGTCATGGCCTGGCGTCGCTGGACGGCATTGCCAGCCAGATCGCCAGCCGGGAACCGCAGCAATTGCAGCCCTTGACGCCGGCCTCGGCGCCGGTCGAACTGAAGCCGATTCTTGTCGCGCTCAATGGCCTGTTCCAGCGCGTCGAGGCAACGCTCGATGCGGAACGGCGCTTCACCGCCGATGCCGCCCACGAATTGCGCACGCCGCTCGCCGCACTGCAGGCGCAACTGCAAGTCACCCAGCGCGCCCGCAACGATGACGAACGCCAGCAATCCCTTGAGCAATTGCAGGTCGGCCTGAGCCGCTCGGTGCACCTGATCGAACAAATGCTCCAGCTCGCCCGGCTCGATCCCGAATCTGGCCTGCCCACGCCCCAAACCGTCGATCTGGCACCGCTGGCCGAAGCCGTCTGTGCCGAGCTGGGGACGCAAATCCTGGATCGCGACCTCGATTTCGAACTGGATGCCTTGCCGGGCAGCCGGGTTACCGGTCAGCCGGAATGGTTGCGCGTCCTGATCCGCAACCTGGTCGACAATGCGATTCGCTATACCCCGGCCGGTGGCCGCATTCGCGTCACCCTGCAACGCGATGGACAACAGGTTCTGTTCGCCGTGACCGACAGCGGCCCGGGCATTCCGCTGGCCGAGCGCGAGGCCGTGCTGCGCCGCTTCCATCGACTGAACCAGGGCGACCAGCCGGGCAGCGGGCTCGGCCTGTCGATTGTCCTGCGCATTGCCGAACTGCATGCGGCGCCGCTTGCGCTGGATGATGCGCCGGAGGGCGGGCTGCGCGTCAGTCTGCGCTTTGCTGCGGTCAACGGCTGA
- a CDS encoding PAS domain-containing sensor histidine kinase has protein sequence MADFRLSNNRNSSGAPEYRLRTWLITLMIVSVMLTFGIIGSGILVYRLPQLDGQTRASMLEKARNTSRLIDFVTSGIEAELYPLANMAPTLSRDTLRRYTDAIVGNGERFEAVFVVAGDGIVESISLPPRHAAVAGELRGADFSRNRVFRLARIAKANGEAARPIWSDKYLSALGGKNTVGIALSAGERTLVAEVSTEHILSVLKESTEEEWPLTTIIDRNGQWLASSSRASNPPGRFIDFSGFPLFKTVLSGREVSDDELFMGRSMVLGGVQSAKLEWVVVSATPGGWANPSYRVVIVLVIGGFFGALLISLILAPLWSARMVRPLNALIARTHAASAGDYLSAWPKKGTVAELNQLSNDLASMVSVIRSREYDTERSEERLRATLEGTPSVAVQWYDASGRILYWNKASEVMYGFTAEEVVGKSITDHTLLYMDADQVRAFMDGLAEIRQSGKPLPLSEYPLRHKSGRVVMVLASTFEIPGENGASIFVCMDVDITHGKQVERALKRSEKKLEAIYNASPAPMSVSDINNGFSIVTVNAAWERQFARQRADVIGKCGLEIGLWADPALRVDFLAHLLEDGRVDDIEADLVTGNGQHLLCRISSMVAEVGDDRLMLMMATDITEQRRIESEIRLLNSELEERVMQRTEELSQANDELEATVENLKATQEQLVQSEKLASLGNLVAGIAHELNTPIGNGLMAVSTMRDNLGQFRQASAAGLRRSVLDEFVAGVDAGSDIAERNMRRAAELVTSFKQVAVDQTSSQRRAFEVAEVVDEILLTLKPTLKRTPFIVETDVPSGLMLDSYPGPLGQALANLINNAVIHGFDGRHEGRIKIVAEAFSTDQVAISVRDDGKGIPADRVGRIFDPFYTTRMGRGGTGLGLHVVFGVVSKVLGGTIRVTSHEGQGTEFVMVLPRSPA, from the coding sequence ATGGCCGACTTTCGATTGTCAAATAACCGCAACTCATCCGGCGCCCCTGAATATCGCCTGAGAACCTGGCTGATTACATTGATGATCGTCAGCGTGATGCTGACTTTCGGGATCATCGGCAGCGGCATCCTGGTTTATCGATTGCCTCAACTGGATGGGCAAACCCGGGCATCAATGCTCGAAAAGGCAAGAAATACCTCGCGGTTGATCGATTTCGTGACCAGCGGCATCGAAGCTGAACTGTATCCGCTGGCCAACATGGCACCGACTCTGTCGCGTGACACGTTGCGACGCTACACCGATGCAATTGTCGGGAACGGCGAACGATTTGAAGCCGTCTTTGTGGTGGCGGGCGACGGCATTGTCGAATCGATCAGCCTGCCACCCCGGCATGCGGCGGTTGCAGGCGAGTTGCGCGGAGCTGATTTTTCACGCAACCGGGTATTTCGCCTGGCCCGGATTGCCAAGGCGAACGGGGAGGCGGCACGACCCATCTGGAGCGATAAATATCTCTCGGCCCTGGGCGGCAAGAACACGGTGGGAATTGCGCTTTCTGCCGGTGAGCGGACCCTGGTCGCCGAAGTGTCAACAGAGCACATCCTCAGCGTCTTGAAGGAGTCGACGGAGGAAGAATGGCCGTTGACCACGATCATCGATCGTAATGGCCAATGGTTGGCTTCTTCGTCCAGGGCGAGCAATCCACCGGGGCGATTCATCGATTTCAGCGGTTTTCCGTTGTTCAAGACGGTGCTTTCCGGCCGCGAGGTTTCGGATGACGAGTTGTTCATGGGGCGCAGCATGGTGCTCGGCGGCGTCCAGTCAGCCAAGCTGGAATGGGTGGTGGTCAGTGCGACGCCGGGGGGGTGGGCAAATCCGAGTTACCGGGTGGTCATCGTACTGGTCATTGGTGGGTTTTTTGGTGCATTGCTGATCAGCCTGATTCTCGCTCCGCTCTGGTCGGCACGCATGGTTCGTCCGCTGAACGCCTTGATCGCTCGCACCCATGCGGCCAGTGCGGGTGATTACCTGTCAGCCTGGCCCAAGAAAGGGACGGTTGCCGAGCTGAATCAGTTATCGAACGACCTGGCCAGCATGGTTTCGGTGATCCGTTCGCGGGAATACGATACGGAGCGTAGCGAAGAGCGGCTTCGGGCGACGCTGGAGGGAACGCCGTCCGTTGCCGTGCAATGGTATGACGCAAGCGGCCGGATTCTGTACTGGAACAAGGCTTCCGAGGTGATGTACGGATTCACGGCGGAAGAGGTGGTGGGTAAGAGCATTACCGACCATACACTGCTGTACATGGATGCCGATCAGGTCCGGGCATTCATGGATGGCCTGGCTGAAATCAGGCAGTCGGGCAAGCCCCTGCCTTTGTCGGAATATCCCTTGCGCCATAAATCGGGGCGCGTTGTCATGGTGCTGGCCAGTACTTTTGAAATTCCAGGAGAAAACGGGGCCTCGATTTTTGTCTGCATGGATGTCGATATCACGCACGGCAAGCAGGTTGAACGTGCGCTGAAACGCAGTGAAAAGAAGCTGGAGGCGATTTACAACGCTTCCCCGGCGCCGATGTCCGTGTCCGATATCAATAACGGATTTTCCATTGTGACCGTCAATGCGGCCTGGGAAAGACAGTTTGCCCGTCAGCGGGCTGATGTGATCGGGAAATGTGGCCTGGAAATCGGTTTGTGGGCCGATCCTGCGCTGCGTGTCGATTTCCTCGCGCACTTGCTCGAAGATGGCCGCGTTGACGATATCGAGGCCGACTTGGTGACGGGTAACGGTCAGCACCTGTTGTGCCGGATTTCATCGATGGTGGCCGAGGTCGGCGATGATCGGCTGATGCTGATGATGGCGACCGATATTACCGAACAGCGCCGCATCGAATCCGAGATACGCTTGCTCAACAGCGAGCTTGAAGAGCGGGTGATGCAACGTACGGAGGAGTTGTCGCAGGCCAATGATGAGTTGGAGGCGACGGTCGAAAACCTGAAAGCCACGCAGGAGCAGCTTGTCCAGTCCGAGAAGCTGGCTTCGCTGGGGAATCTGGTGGCCGGCATCGCCCATGAGTTGAACACGCCAATCGGCAATGGTCTGATGGCGGTATCCACCATGCGCGACAATCTCGGCCAGTTCCGCCAGGCCAGTGCGGCGGGATTGCGTCGTTCCGTCCTTGATGAATTTGTCGCGGGTGTCGATGCCGGGAGCGATATTGCCGAACGTAATATGCGTCGTGCGGCTGAACTGGTGACCAGCTTCAAGCAGGTGGCTGTCGATCAGACCAGTTCGCAACGCCGGGCTTTCGAGGTCGCCGAGGTGGTCGACGAAATTTTGCTGACACTGAAACCAACCCTGAAACGTACGCCGTTCATTGTCGAGACGGATGTTCCTTCCGGCTTGATGCTCGACAGTTATCCCGGCCCCCTGGGTCAGGCGCTGGCCAATCTGATCAACAATGCCGTGATTCACGGTTTTGACGGACGGCATGAAGGACGGATCAAAATTGTTGCCGAAGCTTTTTCTACTGACCAGGTGGCGATCAGCGTCAGGGATGACGGCAAGGGCATTCCGGCCGACCGTGTCGGCCGGATCTTCGATCCCTTCTACACCACACGCATGGGGCGAGGCGGGACCGGACTCGGTCTGCATGTCGTCTTTGGTGTGGTCAGCAAGGTGTTGGGCGGCACGATCCGGGTGACGAGCCACGAAGGGCAAGGCACCGAATTCGTCATGGTGCTTCCGCGCTCACCTGCTTGA
- a CDS encoding FKBP-type peptidyl-prolyl cis-trans isomerase produces the protein MQKILTTGAAALLLAVSLSAQATPKEEKTASGIVITLLKEGEGASPKATDTVRVHYRGTLENGTEFDSSYRRGQPATFPLNRVIPCWTEGVQKLKIGGKAKLLCPSNLAYGSRGIPGTIPPDAPLIFEVELLEIAR, from the coding sequence ATGCAAAAAATCCTTACTACCGGCGCCGCTGCGCTGCTTCTTGCTGTTTCGCTGTCGGCTCAGGCGACGCCGAAAGAAGAAAAGACCGCTTCCGGTATCGTCATCACCCTGCTCAAGGAAGGCGAGGGTGCCAGCCCAAAGGCGACCGACACGGTCCGCGTGCATTACCGCGGTACACTGGAAAACGGCACTGAATTCGACAGTTCCTACCGTCGCGGCCAGCCGGCCACTTTTCCGCTGAACCGGGTTATCCCGTGCTGGACCGAAGGCGTGCAGAAGTTGAAAATCGGCGGCAAGGCCAAGCTGCTTTGCCCGTCCAACCTGGCTTATGGCAGCCGCGGCATTCCGGGAACGATTCCGCCGGATGCGCCGTTGATTTTCGAAGTCGAGTTGCTGGAAATCGCCCGTTAA
- a CDS encoding VF530 family DNA-binding protein has translation MSETQANNPLHGITLEMILNQLVAHYGWEKLGREIEIRCFNLDPSIASSLKFLRRTPWARERVESLYVHMLNVKARQN, from the coding sequence ATGTCAGAAACGCAAGCCAACAACCCGCTGCACGGCATCACCCTGGAAATGATCCTCAACCAGCTGGTTGCCCATTACGGCTGGGAAAAGCTCGGTCGGGAAATTGAAATCCGCTGCTTCAACCTTGATCCGAGCATTGCCTCCAGCCTGAAATTCCTCCGCCGCACGCCCTGGGCGCGCGAGCGGGTCGAGTCGCTCTACGTACACATGCTGAACGTCAAGGCCCGCCAGAACTAA